The proteins below come from a single Rickettsiales bacterium genomic window:
- a CDS encoding magnesium transporter CorA family protein, whose product MLTLYRAEQDRLCIIPRDALKEEVALVWIDLLNPSEEEELWVEGLLKIDIPTRAEMHEIELSNRFYHENGALYATASIISGADTNMPEIHAVTFVLVDQCLVTVRYSTPSFFKAFGERIQKGGYPQCRGSMVFAGLMEAIVNRIADVLESIGHQIDAIGSSVFRPDPQKMSTSGSEPDFAELLRMIGMNGDLISKVRESLISVSRLASFIASSTYYDVGSLEHAKMETLRHDVPALSDHAGFLSNKVSFLLDATLGMVNIQQNTIIKIFSVVSVVFLPPTLVASIYGMNFSAMPELHWEFGYPMAVVFMILSAFLPYLFFRKKGWL is encoded by the coding sequence ATGCTGACACTTTACCGCGCTGAACAAGACAGGCTGTGCATTATTCCCCGCGATGCGCTGAAGGAAGAGGTGGCGCTGGTGTGGATCGATCTGCTCAATCCTTCGGAAGAGGAGGAATTGTGGGTGGAGGGGCTGCTGAAAATCGATATTCCCACGCGCGCGGAAATGCACGAGATCGAGCTTTCCAACCGCTTCTATCATGAGAACGGCGCGCTTTATGCCACGGCAAGCATTATCAGCGGGGCCGATACGAATATGCCGGAGATTCACGCTGTCACCTTCGTGCTGGTTGACCAGTGTCTGGTGACGGTGCGTTATAGCACTCCCTCTTTCTTCAAGGCGTTCGGGGAAAGGATACAGAAGGGCGGCTATCCGCAGTGCCGTGGAAGCATGGTATTTGCAGGATTGATGGAAGCAATCGTCAACCGTATCGCGGATGTGCTGGAGTCCATAGGCCATCAGATTGACGCTATAGGCAGCAGCGTCTTCCGCCCTGATCCGCAGAAAATGTCTACCTCCGGCAGTGAACCGGATTTCGCCGAACTCCTGCGCATGATCGGCATGAACGGCGATCTGATTTCCAAAGTGCGTGAGAGCCTCATCAGCGTATCCCGCCTGGCAAGCTTCATTGCTTCTTCCACGTATTACGATGTGGGTTCGCTGGAACATGCAAAGATGGAAACGCTGCGTCATGATGTGCCGGCGCTTAGCGACCATGCAGGGTTTCTTTCCAACAAGGTGAGCTTCCTGCTCGATGCCACACTCGGCATGGTTAACATTCAGCAGAACACGATTATCAAGATTTTCTCCGTCGTGTCCGTCGTGTTCCTGCCGCCTACGTTAGTGGCGAGCATTTACGGCATGAACTTTTCCGCCATGCCGGAACTGCACTGGGAATTCGGCTACCCAATGGCGGTCGTTTTCATGATTCTTTCCGCGTTCCTGCCTTATTTGTTTTTCCGCAAGAAGGGTTGGCTGTAG